The following are from one region of the Anaerolineales bacterium genome:
- a CDS encoding cytochrome b/b6 domain-containing protein produces the protein MADPRPASEPAHPRALAEIERFDLIQRLQHVLLLVSFTILAVTGLVQKFATAAVSQAIVHRLGGIETTRIVHRSAAVVLGAVAAYHLLDAAYRIFVLRTPLTMLPLVEDFKHLVQDVMFYLGRRDRKASYGRFSYPEKVEYLAVVWGTLIMGLTGFMMWNPLASVRWFNGQAIPAAKVAHGGEAILAVLSIFLWHFYHVHLRHFNKSIFTGRLTRQEMHEEHPAELERIERGAAATRPPAAVLRRRQQVFFPVAVVFAAAAGFGLFQFVTFETSAVAVAPPAETAPIFVPQTPTPSVPPPPSPTPAPIAAATWAGGLGDLLGQRCGACHGATALSGLSLSSYASALQGGTRGPAIVPGDPNASVLVQIQSAGSHAGQLTTEDLAVIIAWIQSGAPEQ, from the coding sequence ATGGCTGATCCTCGCCCTGCTTCCGAGCCGGCCCACCCGCGCGCCCTGGCCGAAATCGAGCGGTTCGATCTCATCCAGCGCCTGCAGCATGTGCTGCTGCTGGTCTCCTTCACCATCCTGGCGGTCACCGGCCTGGTCCAGAAGTTCGCCACCGCCGCGGTCAGCCAGGCGATCGTGCACCGGCTGGGGGGCATCGAGACCACTCGGATCGTGCACCGCTCCGCGGCCGTAGTCCTGGGCGCGGTGGCGGCCTACCATCTCCTCGACGCGGCCTACCGCATCTTCGTCCTCCGCACGCCTCTCACGATGCTGCCCCTGGTGGAGGATTTCAAGCACTTGGTTCAGGATGTGATGTTCTACCTGGGCCGCCGGGATCGTAAGGCCTCCTACGGCCGATTCAGCTATCCCGAGAAGGTCGAGTACCTGGCGGTCGTCTGGGGCACGCTGATCATGGGGCTGACCGGCTTCATGATGTGGAATCCGCTGGCCTCGGTGCGTTGGTTCAACGGTCAGGCGATTCCCGCCGCCAAGGTGGCGCACGGCGGCGAGGCTATCCTGGCCGTCCTGTCCATCTTCTTGTGGCACTTCTATCACGTTCACCTGCGCCATTTCAACAAGAGCATCTTCACCGGTCGGCTCACGCGCCAGGAGATGCACGAAGAGCATCCTGCCGAGCTCGAGCGGATCGAACGGGGGGCCGCCGCGACCCGCCCGCCGGCCGCCGTGCTCCGGCGCCGTCAGCAGGTCTTCTTCCCGGTGGCTGTAGTCTTTGCCGCCGCGGCCGGGTTCGGCCTGTTCCAGTTCGTCACCTTTGAGACCTCCGCTGTCGCCGTAGCCCCGCCGGCGGAAACCGCGCCGATTTTCGTCCCCCAAACCCCCACGCCCAGCGTGCCGCCTCCGCCCTCGCCCACCCCAGCACCCATCGCGGCCGCCACCTGGGCCGGGGGACTGGGCGACCTCCTCGGTCAACGTTGCGGCGCTTGCCACGGCGCCACCGCTCTGAGCGGACTGTCCCTCTCGAGCTACGCCTCTGCCCTCCAGGGAGGCACTCGAGGGCCGGCCATCGTGCCCGGCGATCCGAATGCCAGCGTGCTGGTCCAGATCCAGTCCGCCGGCAGCCACGCTGGGCAGTTGACCACCGAGGACTTGGCCGTTATCATTGCTTGGATCCAGTCCGGCGCGCCTGAGCAATAG